The uncultured Cohaesibacter sp. genome window below encodes:
- a CDS encoding Lrp/AsnC family transcriptional regulator — protein sequence MLDRLDRRILQILQEDATMPVAEIGRRVGLSTTPCWRRIQKMEEEGVITGRVVLLDPEKVNTKVTAFVAVTTNEHSSDWLKRFADVIRDFPEVVEFYRMAGQVDYLLRVVVPDIDAYDTFYKKLISRIEVGDISTTFAMEQIKYTTALPLNYLPDKEAR from the coding sequence TCTGCAGGAAGATGCCACAATGCCCGTAGCAGAAATCGGACGCAGGGTTGGATTGTCAACCACGCCGTGCTGGCGCCGCATTCAGAAAATGGAAGAGGAAGGCGTGATCACCGGTCGCGTTGTTCTGCTTGACCCCGAAAAGGTGAACACCAAGGTGACGGCCTTTGTCGCCGTGACCACCAATGAGCACTCCTCCGACTGGCTCAAACGCTTTGCTGACGTGATCAGGGACTTCCCGGAAGTGGTGGAATTCTATCGCATGGCCGGGCAGGTGGACTACCTGCTGCGGGTCGTTGTTCCAGATATCGATGCCTATGATACTTTCTACAAGAAACTCATCTCGCGCATCGAGGTTGGCGATATTTCAACGACCTTCGCGATGGAGCAGATCAAATACACCACAGCTCTGCCGCTCAACTATCTGCCAGACAAGGAAGCGCGGTGA
- the glyS gene encoding glycine--tRNA ligase subunit beta produces MPDLLLELFSEEIPARMQRRAAEDLKKLITGGLVDAGLTYEGARAFATPRRLTLSITGLLASSPDISEERKGPRVGVPEQALQGFLRSAGLSSIDEATIQSDPKKGDFYVAVINKPGRKAEEIIADLVPDVVRKFPWPKSQKWGVAGEGALRWVRPLHSIVCTLSTEGEGSEVVPFSIEGIVSGNETQGHRFHGKESFAVKRFDDYEAGLRARKVILDLDERKEIILNDAKTLAFAQGLELIEDMGLLEEVAGLVEWPVALMGSFEEAFLAIPEEVIQTTIRENQKCFVLKDAKTGKLANKFVLVSNLIAPDDGKTIVAGNQKVVRARLSDAKFFWETDLKTGLETRLYKLDSMVFHEKLGTQSQRVARLVALSEALAPKVGADAALAARAAKLAKADLVTDMVFEFTELQGLMGRYYALAQNEDPKVADAIEMHYKPQGPSDEVPTEPVSISVALADKLDLLTGFWAIDEKPTGSKDPFALRRAALGVIRILEENGIRLSLLDSFKTARADFAQGDDLLSFFVDRLSVYLKDKGARHDLLDAVFALGGQDDIVMISKRVEALGSFLASDDGANLLAGYRRAANILRAEEKKSDASFEGLVEGAHLHEPEEVALAAAIETARVAAEEAVSAENFEAAMSALATLRAPVDAFFEKVLVNDERPDVRENRLKMLNQIRATTLTVADFSKIAG; encoded by the coding sequence ATGCCAGACCTTCTGCTTGAGCTATTTTCCGAAGAAATCCCGGCCCGCATGCAGCGCCGGGCCGCTGAAGATTTGAAAAAACTGATCACCGGGGGTCTGGTGGATGCCGGTTTGACCTACGAGGGTGCACGCGCCTTTGCCACCCCGCGTCGCCTGACGCTTTCGATCACCGGCCTCTTGGCTTCCTCTCCCGATATTTCGGAAGAGCGCAAGGGCCCTCGCGTCGGCGTGCCGGAACAGGCCCTGCAGGGCTTTTTGCGCAGCGCCGGACTTTCCTCCATCGATGAAGCAACCATTCAGTCCGACCCCAAAAAGGGCGATTTCTACGTTGCCGTGATCAACAAGCCGGGTCGCAAGGCCGAAGAGATCATTGCAGACCTCGTTCCGGATGTCGTGCGCAAGTTCCCATGGCCGAAAAGCCAGAAGTGGGGTGTTGCCGGTGAAGGCGCCCTGCGCTGGGTTCGTCCGCTGCATTCCATCGTCTGCACCCTTTCCACGGAAGGCGAAGGCTCCGAAGTCGTGCCATTCTCTATCGAGGGCATCGTCAGTGGCAACGAGACGCAAGGCCATCGCTTCCACGGCAAGGAAAGCTTTGCCGTCAAACGCTTTGATGACTATGAAGCAGGTCTGCGCGCTCGCAAGGTGATCCTTGACCTTGACGAACGCAAGGAGATCATTCTCAACGACGCCAAGACCCTCGCCTTTGCGCAGGGGCTTGAGCTGATCGAAGACATGGGCCTCCTTGAAGAGGTCGCGGGCCTTGTCGAATGGCCTGTTGCCCTGATGGGGTCCTTCGAGGAAGCCTTCCTTGCCATCCCAGAGGAAGTGATTCAGACCACCATTCGCGAAAACCAGAAATGTTTCGTGTTGAAGGACGCGAAGACCGGCAAGCTGGCAAACAAGTTTGTTCTGGTGTCCAACCTGATTGCTCCCGATGATGGCAAAACCATCGTCGCCGGCAACCAGAAGGTCGTGCGCGCCCGCCTGTCCGACGCCAAGTTCTTCTGGGAAACCGACCTCAAGACCGGCCTCGAAACCCGCCTCTACAAGCTCGACAGCATGGTGTTCCATGAAAAGCTTGGCACCCAGAGCCAGCGCGTTGCCCGCCTGGTGGCGCTGTCTGAAGCACTGGCGCCCAAGGTTGGTGCCGATGCGGCCCTCGCCGCGCGTGCTGCAAAACTTGCCAAAGCAGACCTTGTCACCGACATGGTGTTCGAATTTACCGAACTGCAGGGCCTGATGGGCCGTTACTATGCTCTGGCACAGAACGAGGACCCCAAGGTCGCCGACGCCATCGAGATGCATTACAAGCCGCAGGGCCCGAGCGACGAAGTTCCGACAGAACCGGTATCCATTTCCGTTGCTCTCGCAGACAAGCTGGACCTTCTGACCGGCTTCTGGGCCATCGACGAAAAACCGACCGGCTCCAAAGACCCGTTTGCGCTGCGCCGTGCTGCTCTTGGTGTCATCCGCATTCTGGAAGAAAACGGCATCCGCCTGTCGCTGCTCGACAGCTTCAAGACGGCCCGCGCCGATTTTGCCCAGGGCGATGACCTGTTGTCCTTCTTCGTCGACCGCCTCAGCGTCTATCTCAAGGACAAGGGCGCCCGCCACGATCTGCTCGATGCCGTGTTCGCCCTTGGCGGACAGGACGATATCGTGATGATTTCCAAGCGCGTCGAGGCACTGGGTTCGTTCCTTGCCAGCGATGACGGGGCCAACCTGCTCGCAGGTTATCGCCGAGCCGCCAACATCCTGCGCGCCGAAGAGAAAAAGTCTGACGCCAGCTTTGAAGGCCTCGTAGAGGGCGCCCATCTGCATGAGCCTGAGGAAGTTGCCCTCGCCGCCGCCATCGAAACGGCACGAGTGGCCGCCGAGGAAGCTGTGTCGGCCGAGAATTTTGAAGCCGCCATGTCGGCGCTTGCCACGTTGCGAGCGCCGGTGGATGCTTTCTTCGAGAAGGTTCTGGTCAATGACGAGCGTCCGGATGTTCGCGAAAACCGGCTGAAGATGCTAAACCAGATCCGTGCCACCACCCTGACAGTGGCCGATTTTTCAAAGATCGCCGGCTGA
- a CDS encoding NAD(P)-dependent oxidoreductase: MAKVTFLGLGVMGYPMAAHLMHKGGHEVTVYNRTAAKAEKWVAEHGGAMALTPAAAADGADFVFCCVGNDDDLREVTIGEDGALTTMKEGAIFIDNTTASAKVARELYEVAKAQDVGFIDAPVSGGQAGAENGVLTVMCGGDQDVFGKAKPVIEAFARMVGLMGPSGSGQLTKMVNQICIAGLVQALSEGVHFAKEAGLDVAAVIDVISKGAAGSWQMENRAATMAKGEFEFGFAVDWMRKDLSIVLDEARSNGAHLPVTATVDQFYSQVQAMGGNRWDTSSLIALLDRK, translated from the coding sequence ATGGCCAAAGTTACATTTCTCGGTCTCGGTGTCATGGGCTACCCAATGGCCGCTCACCTGATGCACAAGGGAGGACACGAGGTCACTGTCTATAACCGTACTGCTGCCAAGGCGGAAAAGTGGGTCGCCGAGCATGGTGGCGCCATGGCCCTGACGCCAGCAGCCGCGGCAGACGGTGCCGATTTTGTGTTTTGCTGCGTCGGCAACGACGATGATTTGCGCGAAGTGACCATCGGCGAAGACGGAGCCCTTACCACCATGAAGGAAGGCGCCATTTTCATCGACAACACGACGGCCAGCGCCAAGGTTGCCCGCGAGCTTTATGAAGTGGCCAAGGCTCAGGACGTCGGTTTCATCGATGCTCCTGTTTCCGGCGGTCAGGCTGGCGCGGAAAACGGCGTGCTCACCGTGATGTGCGGTGGCGATCAGGATGTTTTCGGCAAGGCCAAGCCGGTCATCGAAGCGTTTGCCCGTATGGTCGGCCTGATGGGCCCTTCCGGTTCAGGCCAGCTCACCAAGATGGTCAACCAGATCTGCATCGCAGGCCTCGTTCAGGCGCTGTCTGAGGGCGTTCACTTCGCCAAGGAAGCCGGGCTAGACGTTGCCGCAGTGATCGATGTGATCTCCAAGGGAGCAGCCGGATCGTGGCAGATGGAAAACCGCGCAGCGACCATGGCCAAGGGCGAATTCGAGTTCGGCTTTGCCGTTGACTGGATGCGCAAGGATCTGTCCATCGTGCTTGACGAGGCCCGCAGCAATGGCGCCCATCTGCCGGTAACCGCCACAGTCGACCAGTTCTATAGCCAGGTTCAGGCTATGGGCGGCAATCGCTGGGATACGTCTTCCCTCATCGCCCTGCTCGACAGGAAATAG